The Sabethes cyaneus chromosome 3, idSabCyanKW18_F2, whole genome shotgun sequence DNA window gcactctcatgcaactgccatatggagcgtttgtaaaatttgtgcgaagtattgtctgtcttttgcacccttttataaatctccattctgcttcacagaaagaataaactttcgcaggtggcagctccatttcgcacccatagcgatctagaaatctatgttgcctcagttcatgatgttatcaatcgttttatttcgtaaaaggtcaaattaaacaatttctgtcgcattattttattcatggaaattatcaaagcacagccagataattagataatcgaattagttctattAAAGTTTCCTTCTgtaacgaaatttgtgttaacagcaaggagttttatcgggcatgttgaaaattgcgattcgatcaaaatagtaaattttaaaaaatcaagccatttacaagatcaatcttgctgaaagccaagcgactttgacctgtaactcaatctttatatggatgggtgcatattcagctttatgaatcagtataaacgtagaataaagagttttttactcgttggtccaaggtgatcaatttcacccgactgatcaatttcgcccgaatcgacggtacctACTGGTTTCTAAACTTGTGTAATATTTTTGGAAATTATTTACGTTACGTTccgtcaaaaaaaattaatacagCATTATAGAAAGGTTCAGAAGATTCATTTATGTTATATCTAGATTAGTCAATAATTATGAAAATGTCAAATCATAAACCGTGATGCAATCCTgctaataaattattttaagtTTTGTATTGATTCAGTTCCCGGTAGTTAGTTGCAATAGCGGGGTGAATTGAAACAGCACTTCAATTCAGTTGTGTAACATTTGCAATTGAATGCTACAAATTGTCTAATATGTGATCTCAGCTAATATTTATATATCTTATCTTTACAGAGATAATAGAATGCTTCGAATCTTTCGCAATCCCAGTCTTGGCCAGCGCTTCATTAGGAAAACCTTCTCATTTTCAGCAATTGCAACCAAGCAGTTTGTTATCAAAGATCACTATGAATTCGATCAAAAGGTAATTGTGTCAGCACCAATGGCatttgtttattaaactatCAACCCATTTTGTCGATTATTTACAAATTCATCAGGGTTCATGGTTCTTCGACCCTAATAAGTTTTATGGTGTATTCGACTAACTATAATCTCATGAAGGTCATTTTTGCTGACACCGGTTTAAAGCGGTAGCATAGCATAATAAAACCGCAGATTCTGATTTTGCCTAATCTCTACGTCACTATTCTTGCGTTATGCGTCACACAGTGATTGGGTGTTGTTGACTTGTTGACGCTTATATGTGTATTTGCGGAACAACATGCGGATAGGGTATCGTATACGTTTTGGCCAGAGCGTTACCGGTATATGTTATTGGCcacttacggcaaaatcaaatggatgtGGCCCATAACATATACCGGTAACGCCCTGGCCAAAACATACGATGCCCTACACCATATAATAATGTGTTATTACGGCAGGATCTCTGGTTCATGAATATTGTTCTTCTAAAAGTTAATCATTTGAATGTAAGAACCTGCTTGCTTCAACCAGAATTAGGATTTTTGATTAACGTTAAAAAATTTGACAGGAGAAATTACTAATTTAATTTActcttaaaaataaatttattattgaaGCTCACAAAATGAAGTCACAtgtgttaaaaccactcaaaaaaaatcacATGTGTAGAACATTGATATTAATGTGTATTCCACCAATTTGTAGCtatcgattttctgttttgaAATAACGCTTTATTATTATACAGCTATAAAAACCGGATTGAATAAGCCTATGCTAATAAAAAACATCTatgtataaaaatgaaatattgcAGGATATagacagaaaatgaaaaattaattctGTCCGTTCGTTTCTAGGTAATAAATAGCGACAACCCCGTGATCGTCAACTTTCACGCGGAATGGTGCGACCCGTGTAAAATACTCACACCCAAAATGGCTGAAATgctggaaccttcggaagacaTCGACCTAGCGATAGTAAATGTAGATGACAATGCTGAGCTGGTGCACACGTTTGAGGTGAAAGCGGTCCCAGCAGTGCTAGCATTTCGCAATGGGGTAGTAGTGGACAAATTCATCGGTCTCGTCGATGCGGATATGATTGAAAACCTTATTGGAAAATTAGCCAAGAAAAAGCAATCTTAGGTGCCCCCTCTATTAATAAAATGCATTAATAtttgtacgtgtgtatgtgtggaTCAGAGGAGAATGATCGGTAGTCGAGCTGTGATTGAATACTGACCACTAACAGATAAGCACACTGTGTGATGTGACTTACAAGAATAATTAAATTGCATGTAAGGTAAAACAATTAATACCTGTAATGCCAATAAACTATAggattacataatattttttattagcATGAGCCTTCCCGAACTGAATAGAGAAATACAGAGTTTTATTACAAAACCAGATGAAATTTTTAAAGGTTGCTTTACTCCATATAGGCATTTTCCCCGTTATCTGATACAGATCTGTTGATCAAACTGGATAATAGTAgagtagagatttgtataatGCGGATTCGGAAATGCCAGATTTCTATATTACGGATACCAAAATATTGGCCCTGTTATGAAAACCCAGTCAAGTAACTCGACTCGACTTCTGACGCAATGCCAGGAGAATTGGTAGCATCATAGCCTCTCAAAGCATGATGAAAACATCCCCTTGATTTGCAATCACTCAGTTCATCGGTGTTACTCAGGTGACTacgaatcgcaaattgtgctctcacatacatttttttgttaaattgatTGTGAAAATAGGATCCCTGCACTCTTCCATTCCTTTGCTGATTTATTGCCAGAACGTGCGTGGACTTCGAATTAATGTCGATATTTTTTGGCTAGGACAGTCGAGTTTCGATATACCGTGCACCAGCACCATTTCAAGACACTA harbors:
- the LOC128742670 gene encoding thioredoxin, mitochondrial, translated to MLRIFRNPSLGQRFIRKTFSFSAIATKQFVIKDHYEFDQKVINSDNPVIVNFHAEWCDPCKILTPKMAEMLEPSEDIDLAIVNVDDNAELVHTFEVKAVPAVLAFRNGVVVDKFIGLVDADMIENLIGKLAKKKQS